A single genomic interval of Xylanibacillus composti harbors:
- a CDS encoding DUF441 domain-containing protein, which produces MNGEFLLLVLIVVGMIGRSHIITTAACILLVVKLIHLERYLPAIERRGLELGLLFLTMAVLVPFASGKITFKDVTSVLTTWPGVLALAGGAAATYLNGKGLDLLKLDPQMIVGLVIGSIFGILFLRGIPVGPLMAAGITVVFMKVFQFIFSQFH; this is translated from the coding sequence GTGAACGGGGAATTTTTATTGCTGGTGCTGATTGTTGTGGGGATGATCGGACGCTCGCATATCATCACTACGGCAGCTTGTATTTTGCTCGTAGTCAAATTGATTCATCTGGAGCGTTATTTGCCTGCGATAGAGAGAAGAGGGCTGGAGCTTGGCTTGCTCTTTCTGACCATGGCAGTGCTTGTCCCTTTTGCCAGCGGAAAAATCACTTTCAAGGATGTCACCTCCGTCCTGACGACTTGGCCAGGCGTGCTGGCATTGGCTGGCGGCGCTGCAGCGACCTATTTGAACGGCAAGGGACTCGACTTGCTCAAACTCGACCCGCAAATGATCGTCGGTCTCGTCATCGGGTCGATCTTCGGTATCTTGTTTCTTCGCGGCATACCGGTTGGGCCGCTTATGGCTGCAGGCATCACCGTTGTCTTCATGAAGGTGTTTCAATTTATATTCAGTCAATTTCATTAA
- a CDS encoding phosphosulfolactate synthase, whose protein sequence is MESLSQVVWDSRLSDPSGSRLSKPRTRGLTMVIDKGLGLSAFADLMETAGSFIDVVKLGFGTSALYPIEMIAKKIELAHQHQITIMPGGTFLEVAVAQKRVDPFFSVVAALGFSGLEVSDGTIELNREQRSTLIKQALKEGLTVFTEYGKKAWGSVIDQEGLLRTVYSDLECGAELVTVEGRESGRGAGLYDESGSCRDPELLQVVERLPDPYKLMWETPLKSQQVWMMQTLGRHVNLGNIAPEDILSVEALRRGLRSDTFVES, encoded by the coding sequence ATGGAATCTCTTTCTCAAGTTGTCTGGGACAGTCGCTTGTCGGATCCGTCGGGCTCCCGCCTGTCCAAACCGCGCACAAGAGGATTAACCATGGTCATCGACAAGGGACTGGGGCTTTCGGCGTTTGCAGATTTGATGGAAACGGCAGGGAGCTTTATAGATGTAGTAAAGCTTGGATTTGGCACATCTGCCTTGTATCCGATCGAAATGATCGCTAAAAAAATCGAGCTTGCCCATCAACACCAGATCACCATCATGCCGGGCGGAACCTTTCTCGAAGTGGCCGTGGCGCAAAAGCGGGTCGATCCTTTCTTCTCTGTTGTGGCGGCGCTCGGATTTTCCGGACTGGAAGTATCGGACGGCACCATTGAGCTGAATCGCGAGCAGCGAAGCACTCTGATCAAGCAAGCTCTGAAAGAGGGGTTGACCGTCTTCACGGAATATGGAAAAAAAGCATGGGGTTCGGTGATCGATCAGGAAGGGCTGCTTCGCACAGTCTATTCGGATCTGGAGTGCGGAGCCGAGCTGGTCACTGTGGAAGGAAGGGAATCCGGCCGCGGAGCGGGACTTTACGACGAAAGCGGATCTTGCAGGGACCCGGAGCTGCTGCAGGTCGTCGAACGATTGCCGGACCCCTATAAGCTGATGTGGGAGACACCGTTGAAATCCCAACAGGTATGGATGATGCAGACGTTGGGCCGCCATGTCAATCTCGGCAATATCGCGCCGGAGGATATTCTGTCTGTGGAAGCGTTAAGACGCGGTCTGCGTTCGGATACGTTCGTCGAATCTTAA
- a CDS encoding aspartate kinase, with product MSLFVMKFGGSSVGSAERIMRVAERIIEKKEEGHQCVVVVSAMGDTTDELIDLSRQLSDQPPAREMDMLLTTGEQMSISLLSIALHAKGHEAVSYTGWQAGMTTDATHAKAKITDIQPQRVLDSLEAGKIVVVAGFQGISKDGEITTLGRGGSDTTAVAIAAAIKADACEIYTDVDGVYSTDPRIVKVARKLVEISYDEMLELANLGAAVLHPRAVEYAKHYQVPLVVRSSFTYNEGTLVKEDAVMEQGIAVRGIAYDKNVARISLIGVPDQPGVLAKVFGSLAEQSIDVDIIVQSGITSEKTNFSFTVSLTDLEKALAVVASIKDAVPYDEVSSETNLVKVSIVGAGMVSNPGVAAKMFDVISQQGISIKMVSTSEIKCSCVIDQEKLTEVILALHSAYGLDTNQTAFVGGPKDRR from the coding sequence TTGTCATTGTTTGTGATGAAATTCGGAGGCAGTTCCGTCGGCTCGGCAGAGCGGATCATGCGGGTGGCGGAACGCATTATTGAGAAGAAGGAAGAAGGGCATCAATGCGTGGTCGTTGTGTCCGCCATGGGCGATACGACAGACGAATTGATCGATCTCTCCCGGCAGCTGAGCGATCAGCCGCCTGCACGTGAAATGGATATGCTGCTGACGACAGGCGAGCAAATGTCCATTTCGCTCTTGTCGATTGCCCTGCATGCCAAGGGCCATGAGGCTGTCTCGTATACAGGCTGGCAGGCAGGCATGACCACAGATGCGACACATGCCAAGGCCAAGATTACCGATATTCAGCCGCAACGGGTGCTGGACTCGCTGGAGGCAGGCAAGATCGTAGTGGTGGCCGGCTTCCAGGGCATTTCGAAGGACGGAGAAATTACAACGCTCGGACGCGGGGGATCGGACACTACCGCTGTGGCCATCGCGGCGGCGATCAAAGCGGATGCTTGCGAAATTTATACGGATGTGGACGGCGTGTACTCGACAGATCCGCGTATTGTCAAGGTTGCGCGCAAGCTTGTGGAAATTTCGTATGACGAGATGCTTGAGCTGGCCAACCTCGGCGCAGCGGTGCTTCACCCGAGAGCCGTGGAATATGCCAAGCATTATCAAGTGCCATTGGTAGTGCGCTCTAGCTTTACTTATAATGAGGGAACACTTGTGAAGGAGGACGCAGTTATGGAGCAGGGAATTGCGGTGCGCGGCATCGCTTATGACAAGAACGTCGCCAGAATCAGCCTGATTGGAGTGCCGGACCAGCCTGGCGTGCTGGCGAAGGTGTTCGGCTCATTGGCTGAGCAGAGTATAGACGTAGACATCATCGTCCAAAGCGGCATTACTAGCGAGAAGACGAACTTCTCCTTTACGGTTTCGCTGACGGATCTGGAGAAAGCCCTGGCTGTCGTGGCTTCGATCAAGGATGCGGTTCCTTACGATGAGGTCAGTTCCGAGACGAATCTGGTGAAGGTCTCGATCGTAGGGGCCGGCATGGTGAGCAATCCGGGTGTGGCAGCGAAAATGTTCGATGTGATTTCGCAGCAAGGCATCAGCATCAAGATGGTCAGCACATCGGAAATCAAGTGCTCCTGTGTCATCGACCAAGAGAAGCTGACAGAAGTGATCCTGGCGCTGCACTCTGCTTACGGCCTGGATACGAACCAAACCGCCTTTGTCGGAGGTCCGAAAGACCGCCGCTAA
- a CDS encoding 2-phosphosulfolactate phosphatase: MRVDVIATVNEARSDDFLHKTAIVIDVLRATSTIVTALEFGSDGVIPVETVGQAKALKSGREEELLGGERYGRKIAGFDLGNSPFEYMKEQVKGKKIILTTTNGTRAIQKSHKAQHILVGSLLNAASCARAAASFKRDIVIVCAGTQDQFSLEDGLCAGSLLEELLAHESSLEMGDFARAMLLAFKQCKGRLPEAILSAANAKRMVRQGWKADVLYCAKRNIYDIAPLLTNHVLESYRPPQMRQACSK; this comes from the coding sequence ATGCGGGTGGACGTCATTGCAACGGTCAATGAGGCGCGCTCCGACGACTTTCTGCATAAAACCGCCATCGTCATTGACGTGCTGCGAGCCACCAGCACGATTGTTACTGCACTCGAATTCGGCTCTGACGGGGTGATCCCTGTCGAAACCGTCGGTCAGGCGAAGGCGCTCAAGTCTGGCCGGGAAGAGGAGCTGCTCGGCGGAGAGCGATATGGGCGCAAAATTGCCGGGTTTGATCTCGGCAACTCTCCCTTCGAGTATATGAAGGAACAAGTAAAGGGCAAAAAAATCATTCTGACCACAACCAACGGAACGCGTGCGATTCAAAAATCGCACAAGGCTCAGCATATTCTTGTCGGCTCCCTGCTGAACGCTGCCAGCTGCGCCAGAGCCGCTGCCAGCTTCAAGCGGGATATCGTGATCGTGTGCGCCGGCACCCAGGATCAGTTCAGCTTGGAGGACGGCTTGTGCGCAGGCAGTCTGCTGGAGGAGCTGCTGGCTCATGAAAGCAGCTTGGAGATGGGCGATTTCGCCAGGGCGATGCTGCTTGCCTTCAAGCAATGCAAAGGGCGCTTGCCGGAAGCCATCCTGTCTGCCGCAAACGCCAAACGAATGGTTCGCCAAGGCTGGAAGGCCGATGTGCTGTACTGTGCCAAGCGAAATATTTACGATATCGCGCCCCTCTTGACCAATCATGTTCTGGAAAGCTACCGTCCCCCACAAATGCGACAGGCTTGTTCTAAATAG